The Nostoc cf. commune SO-36 genomic sequence TATCGCCGTTGATAACCGCATTACACCTTTGCGGTGGAGGTTGCCTTCAGAGTCTAGATACCCCTTTGGCAGTGTAAATTCAAACTCTGTGGGAAACATAATCCTCCTAATTACTTCACGCGTTTAAATTCCTCAAAAGCAACCTCCACTTCCTCAATTTCGATGTCATGGCTGCGGGCGTTGACATCGGCAATTTTGTAACTTGCAGGCCAAGCACCGGCTAATTCAAATCTAGCCACTTCTTGATTTGCCTGATTATAAATAGATAAAGCAACCAGCCTACGTTGCTGTGACCAATTACCCTGCTGGACTTTTTCGAACCACTTCCAAAAATCCATAGAGTTGGTAGTACCTCTACGCAGAATGAGATTACCACTCTTGGGATTGCTAGGAAGCTTAGTTCTCACGACCTGACCTTTTGATTGCCCTTTTGTACCCCAGGCTTGAGAAGTGACTTCAGTAATTTCAATTACCTCTTGTGTTCTTTTGAAGCCTTGACACTCCAAAAAGAAACAATTGGCATCGTTTTGACCTTCTAGTGTCAGTTCTAGATAGAACCGATGGGCTGTAAGGACTTCTGGAATTCGGCTTGCGGATTGTACCACTGTTAAATAATTCGTAATTCGTAATGACGCTCGCGGACTCGCTACCGCTACGCTAACGTAATTCGTAATGACGCTCTCTACGAGACGCTAAAAGCGAACGCGGACTCGCTAACGTAATTCGTAATGAAGCTTGCGGCCTCGCTACCGCTACGCTCTAAGCAAAGCTATGCCGCAAGCTTTACGTAATTACGATTATTTGATTCGTTTAATTCCTTCGTGAACCAATTCAACTGTTTCATTTGCCATATCACCACCAGAGGCTGTTAAGGTGGGCCCAGTATATTTACATGGATAACAATTGACAATGTTCCAGCGTGCTTTTTCAGAGCCTTGTTGGTCATAAGCAACCACCGAACCAGTCTTACGGTTCTGTGACCACTGACGAGGATCACCCATGTCTTCGTTACACTTTTGATACCAAGTATAAAGGTCTATATCATCTGTAGCGATGACTTTTACTGTAATGTTGGTAAATTTCACAACAGTTGGTGTAGCTTGGCGCATTAGTTTAGCGCCTTTAGATGAACCGTGAACTTCTTGCGCTGGAGTGTTTTCAACGCCTAGCCCACTAATTTCTTTGATAAATTTATCAGTAATACCATCAGCCTCGAAGTAAAATTTACAAGAGGTTAAAAATTCGCCTGCCATACTTTTAGATTCCTTTGTGTGTAGTTAATTTGGGAATTGGGAATGGGGAATGGGTTACAGGTTATAGGTTACAGGTTATAGGTTATTCCCTGTCACCTGTAACCTATCCCCTAATTCCAATGCCCTATTCGTTATCTTCAATGCCATTCCATTGGCTGATACGGAAAACAACAAATTCAGCAGGTCTAACGGGACAAACACCGACTTCGATGTACAAACGTCCTAGAATCCTGGTTTCTGGTGGGTTCAATTCTTCGTCACATTTGACATAAAATGCTTGTGCTGGAGATGCCCCAAATAAAGCACCTTCACGCCAGATGCGCTCTAAGAAGTTACTAACGGTGCGGGTGACACGCGCCCATAAATCTTGGTCGTTGGGTTCAAAAACTACCCATTGAGTTCCCAATTCTAAGGATTTTTCGATATAGCTAATTAGCCGACGCACACTGATGTAACGCCATTCTGTTTTATCTGGCTCAACTAGTGTGCGTGCGCCCCAAATGCGAATACCTCGATTGGGGAAGCTGCGAATGCAGTTTATCCCCAGGGGGTTTAATAGTTCTTGTTCGCGGAAGTTAGTGTCGTAGCCTAAACCAATTACGCCTCTGGGAACTTCATTTGCAGGCGCTTTGTAAACTCCTCTGGTTTCGTCGGTGCGGGCCCAAACACCCATCACATGACCACAAGGAGGTACTAAAATTGGATTACCGCGATCGCGTGGATTAGGTACTTTAATCCAAGGATAATAAAGGGCCGCAAACATCGAACGACGGTTAAACCTATTCAACCACTCCACAACTTGTTGAGGTTTAACGGCATCCGGTGGCGCATCAAGTACAACCATGCGGTTGGGCGGGTTGGGGATATCGCCACTAGCAGAACCCTCACACATACTAATCATCAGTTCGATGATGCCATGAACTTGATCTAAATTCAGTATCTGCTCTTGATAAGCCCGCATCACATCAGGACAGGCCAGCATTGTGATTTCATCAACTTCAAAGATACCCCGTACCCCGGTGCGATCGTCTCGAACCCCTTCTAAATTTTGCGAAAATCTATCGGGTGTGGCAGCAACAATCGGCGGCGCTAGTTCATATTGACCATTAACGGGACGACGAGCTAAAGGCTGTCCACTTTGAGTTATGTCTTCTACAGTGATATACAGCGAATTTCTCAATGCCGCCAGCGCATAAGTCGCTGTTTGAGCAGCAGGCTCGCGGTTCATTGTCAAGTTTTCGTATTGCTCTAAAAGTTCATCTCCCCGACGAATTTGAATGGTGAAATATTCACCCGTATTTGGAGGCGCTTCTCCTTCAGTACCTTCGGGTAGGGCGCGGGGTGAACCATCAATAATGACGAGATTTACTAATCCGCCTGCTGCTTGCTCAGGACGCAAAGTAAAGCGGAG encodes the following:
- a CDS encoding phage tail protein, producing MVQSASRIPEVLTAHRFYLELTLEGQNDANCFFLECQGFKRTQEVIEITEVTSQAWGTKGQSKGQVVRTKLPSNPKSGNLILRRGTTNSMDFWKWFEKVQQGNWSQQRRLVALSIYNQANQEVARFELAGAWPASYKIADVNARSHDIEIEEVEVAFEEFKRVK
- a CDS encoding phage tail protein codes for the protein MAGEFLTSCKFYFEADGITDKFIKEISGLGVENTPAQEVHGSSKGAKLMRQATPTVVKFTNITVKVIATDDIDLYTWYQKCNEDMGDPRQWSQNRKTGSVVAYDQQGSEKARWNIVNCYPCKYTGPTLTASGGDMANETVELVHEGIKRIK
- a CDS encoding phage tail sheath family protein → MARLDYFAPGVYIEEIDRGSRPIEGVSTAVAGFVGFTEDVRGGAELYKPTLVTTWTQYLNYFARPNSDGFTDFNAYLPFSVYGYFMNGGGRCWVTSIGTQLPGAPRPATPEPATLRINSRGNRPALRFTLRPEQAAGGLVNLVIIDGSPRALPEGTEGEAPPNTGEYFTIQIRRGDELLEQYENLTMNREPAAQTATYALAALRNSLYITVEDITQSGQPLARRPVNGQYELAPPIVAATPDRFSQNLEGVRDDRTGVRGIFEVDEITMLACPDVMRAYQEQILNLDQVHGIIELMISMCEGSASGDIPNPPNRMVVLDAPPDAVKPQQVVEWLNRFNRRSMFAALYYPWIKVPNPRDRGNPILVPPCGHVMGVWARTDETRGVYKAPANEVPRGVIGLGYDTNFREQELLNPLGINCIRSFPNRGIRIWGARTLVEPDKTEWRYISVRRLISYIEKSLELGTQWVVFEPNDQDLWARVTRTVSNFLERIWREGALFGASPAQAFYVKCDEELNPPETRILGRLYIEVGVCPVRPAEFVVFRISQWNGIEDNE